In Truepera sp., the sequence CCGTTCCCGGCCCCTCCGGGCTCGTTTCCGGCCAAGGATGAGGTCGCTGGCTACCTGAGCCAGTACGTCGACCGCTTCTCGCTGCCGGTCCGCAACGGTGTCCGGGTAACGCGGCTTACACGAGTTGGCAGCCACTTCGAAGTGCTCACGTCGCAGGGATCGATTATTGCCGGAGCCGTGGTGGTAGCTACCGGAGCCAACCAACTGCCTCACGTGCCTGCCTTGGCACAGTCGCTCGATCCTCACATCGGCCAGCTACACAGCCACGCATACCGGTCTCCCGACTCGGTGCCTCCTGGCGAGGTCCTGGTCGTGGGCTTTGGAACCTCGGGCGCAGAAATCGCCGAAGAGCTCGCGCTGGCAGGCCGCACGGTTTCCATCTCCGGAGAGCCCACCTTCCATATCCCCGACCCGGTCCTCAAGGTGGCCGGGGAGCTCTACTGGCACTTCATTCACCGGGTGCTCACCCGCCGGACTCCGATCGGCCGCAAGGCCGCGCCTAAGATAGTGGCCAGTGGCGCACCGCTCATCCGCATCTCGGCGTCACGGGTCGAGGCGGCCGGAGTAAAGCGGGTGCCGCGAGTGGTTTCGGTAACCGAGGGCCGCCCAGTGCTGGCCGACGGATCACTGGTTAACGCCGATGTGGTCGTGTGGTGTACCGGGTACGCCCCGGACTTCTCGTGGATCGACGTGCCAGGGGTCAGTTTCGACGAACGCGGCTGGCCACGGGCGCCATACGGCTTGGTCGAGAACGTGGAGGGCCTCGCTTTCGTCGGCGTCCCGTTCCAGGTAGGGCTGACCTCGGTCCTGCTGGGTGGCGTCGGACGCGATGCCGCCATCGTGGTGGACCGCCTGGTCCAACAGCGGACCTCGAACCGCGGTCCAGTAGCCGAACGCCGCGGCTTCCGGCCTCGCCACGGCTCGCAAGATTCAAGTGAGGATCGAAACGTCTTGAGGTGAATCGTGTTGACGGACCGCCGAAGCCGTGGTCCGGACCTTGGCGCTTGCGGAACGGCGTTCAGGACACAGGTAGGGATTCTAGGTCAAGAACGATGACAACTGGAGGAGGGTGCACCAAGGGGTCTTATGCCGGAACGAACTTCGACCTGACGGCCGTCCTGACCACCTGAGCCTGGAAGCAAGCTAGAGGGGCGGCGCGGGAGGAAGGGACGAGGGGCCCGAGGACCCAAGTCATGCCGGCTCAGCCGAACACGCCTCGGGAGCGGGCGGCAGCCGCCCGGGCCGCGATGCCCTAGAATGCCGGCAGCAAAGAAACCTGCTGCGGCGACTTCGGCATGGCAACTCGAGCTAGGAGGCACGTGCATGGGCGCCCGTTTTGGTGGTCTCGACCGTAATTCCGGGCACGCTGGTTCCGGGCAGGCTGGTCCTTGGCGAGAGAGGTCTTGGCACGGTCGTTCCATGCACGCGGCGGCAACCAGCAAACGTGCTGCGCGAAACGCCTCGCCTGCTGGGTTCGTGTCCGCCCGCGCAACCGTCCTCGCGATGCTCGTACTTGCGGCCTTCTTGGTAGGACCGCCCGCTCGTGCCCAGGGCGATCCGAGTGCCGCGCCCGTAACCTTCACCCTGCCCACCGACGCCGATCGGGCCGCTCACGCCGCACTGGTGCCGGCTGGCCCTCCCGCGCGGCCCGAGGGCGGCTTCGACCTGGTGGCCGTCGAGAACGCCGCGTTGGCGCAGGCCGACATGTTGCCCGCCGAGCTCTGGGAGGTCGACGCCCTCGCCGACGCGCTCGGCGTCGACCCCGAAGCCTCGTTCGACTTCGTGCGAGACCACCTCGCCTTCGATCCGTACTCGGGCGTACTGCGCGGCGCCGCCGGGGCCCTGGCCGCACGCGCGGGTAACGCCTGGGACCGCGCCCTGCTTCTGCGGGCGTTGCTCGAGCACAACGGCCACGTCACCCGCCTGGCTTTCGGCGAGCTCGACGACGCCACCAGCGACACCCTGCTCGCGGCAGCGGTGGACGGTGCCCCGCAACCACTTGCCGATCCGGACCCCGGCAGCGTCACGACCACCAACGTGCAGGCCCTCGCCAAACGGGCGTGGCGCGACCACGCGCTGCTGACGCAGGCCTTGGATGCGTCGGGCGTGCTTGAGACGCTCGGTGCGGCTGGGGGCGCCATGGGCGGCGGCGGCGCTGCCGGCGCCGTCGTGCCGAACCCGCGCGAGGCTCTGCGTTCCCACGTTTGGGTGCAACTAGAGCAGCTCGACGGCACGTGGTTGGACCTCGACCCTTCGATGGTGGACGCCGCCCCGGGGGCCACTCTAACGGCCGTCACTGGCACCGCCGACGAGCTGCCGCCCGAAGCTCAGCACAAGGTGGTCGTGCGCGTGCTGGTCGAGACACTCGAGGACGGCGCGTTGCAGGAGGTGGTCTCGCTCGAGCAGAGCGTGGTGGCTGCCGAAGCCGCCGGCAGCGAGATGTGGCTCTACTTCCAACCAGAGGCGCAGGGCCTCGGTGGAGCGCTCCTCGGGGCGTTGGGCGAGATGAAGTGGCTGCCGGTGCTCTTGGTGAACGGCAAGGCGACGACGGGGACCGCCTTCCCGTTGGGCAGCGGCTCAGACGACTCGTTCGGCAGCTTCTTC encodes:
- a CDS encoding NAD(P)/FAD-dependent oxidoreductase, translated to MAELESVENHDVIVIGGGQAGLAAAYHLMRAGADFVVLDASERTGDVWRQRWDSLRLFTPAHHDGLPGMPFPAPPGSFPAKDEVAGYLSQYVDRFSLPVRNGVRVTRLTRVGSHFEVLTSQGSIIAGAVVVATGANQLPHVPALAQSLDPHIGQLHSHAYRSPDSVPPGEVLVVGFGTSGAEIAEELALAGRTVSISGEPTFHIPDPVLKVAGELYWHFIHRVLTRRTPIGRKAAPKIVASGAPLIRISASRVEAAGVKRVPRVVSVTEGRPVLADGSLVNADVVVWCTGYAPDFSWIDVPGVSFDERGWPRAPYGLVENVEGLAFVGVPFQVGLTSVLLGGVGRDAAIVVDRLVQQRTSNRGPVAERRGFRPRHGSQDSSEDRNVLR